The Clostridium septicum genome contains a region encoding:
- a CDS encoding ATP-dependent Clp protease adaptor ClpS — METNIGIKEKSKVKIKKPKNFKVIMHNDDFTTMEFVVAILMDIFNKDINEANKVMLDVHKSGRGIAGIYPYDIALSKVSKAMSLAREEGFPFNLTVEEE; from the coding sequence TTGGAAACAAATATAGGAATAAAGGAAAAAAGCAAAGTAAAGATAAAGAAACCAAAAAATTTTAAGGTTATTATGCATAATGATGATTTTACAACTATGGAGTTTGTAGTGGCTATTCTTATGGATATTTTTAATAAAGATATTAATGAGGCAAATAAAGTAATGTTAGATGTTCATAAAAGTGGAAGGGGAATAGCTGGAATTTATCCTTATGATATAGCTTTGTCTAAGGTTTCTAAAGCTATGTCTTTAGCAAGAGAAGAAGGTTTTCCCTTTAATTTAACTGTGGAGGAAGAGTAA
- a CDS encoding AAA family ATPase → MYLSKVVNDILVKTFNFAKEINSEYMTPEHLLYVALDEESLKNAILECGGNTLELKNNLKNYIDEYINKVNNIDPEESFGVKNLIFIATQQATFSESAIVHLEHIIASLYSLENSYAVYFLENQGLTKGELLFRLCHKSIEDNKDYKEEKSKDSKNNIDIEKYSTNLTKLVKEQNKDPFIGREDIIDRTIQILSRRTKNNPIHVGEAGVGKTAITLGLARLISEGKVPKKLQDAEIFSIDIGSILAGTKYRGDFEERMKGLLEAIKEHNNPIVYIDEIHTIVGAGALNGGALDGASLLKSYLLEGKIKFIGSTTYDEYKKYIEKDKALTRRFQPIEVKETTVNESVEILQGLKKNFEEYHNVKYTNEALIAAVNLSDKYINDRFLPDKAIDIVDEAGAYVSMKNNDNILKKIDENTIEEIISKVCNIPKQTVESNEINSLKNLEKILKENIYGQDLAVEEVSRCIKMSRAGLNDDNKPVASMLFVGPTGVGKTEIAKMLAKTLGVDLIRFDMSEYTEKHSASKLIGTPPGYVGYEEGGMLTDAIRKKPNSVLLLDEIEKAHSDILNVLLQVMDYATLTDNQGSKADFRNIIIIMTSNAGAKDIGKSLVGFGRREVTFDAINEEVKKVFTPEFRNRLDKIITFNYINEEMAKSIVKKELRKFKEKLLKKNVQIEFSKECIEHLAESGISREFGAREIIRIINTSLKPLLVDEILFGKLSNGGIVSVTINNDKFKLVIM, encoded by the coding sequence ATGTATTTATCAAAGGTTGTAAATGATATTTTAGTTAAAACCTTTAATTTTGCAAAAGAAATTAATAGTGAGTATATGACGCCAGAGCATTTATTATATGTAGCATTAGATGAGGAAAGTTTAAAAAATGCTATATTAGAATGTGGCGGAAATACTTTAGAACTCAAAAACAATTTAAAAAATTATATAGATGAATATATAAATAAGGTTAATAATATAGATCCAGAGGAGAGTTTTGGAGTTAAAAATTTAATTTTTATTGCAACTCAACAAGCAACTTTTAGTGAAAGTGCAATTGTTCATTTAGAGCATATAATAGCATCATTATATTCTTTAGAAAATAGTTATGCTGTTTATTTTTTAGAAAATCAAGGTTTAACAAAAGGTGAGTTATTATTTAGATTATGTCATAAAAGCATAGAAGACAATAAAGATTATAAAGAAGAAAAATCTAAAGATAGTAAAAATAATATAGATATAGAAAAGTATTCAACTAATTTAACTAAGTTAGTTAAAGAGCAAAATAAAGATCCTTTTATAGGAAGAGAAGATATAATAGACAGGACAATCCAAATACTTTCTAGAAGAACTAAAAATAATCCTATTCATGTAGGGGAAGCGGGAGTAGGTAAAACTGCTATAACATTAGGTCTTGCAAGACTTATTTCAGAAGGAAAGGTTCCTAAAAAGTTACAAGATGCAGAGATTTTTTCTATAGATATAGGATCTATTTTGGCAGGAACTAAATATAGAGGGGATTTTGAAGAAAGAATGAAAGGATTATTAGAGGCTATTAAAGAACATAATAATCCTATTGTATATATAGATGAGATTCATACTATAGTTGGAGCAGGAGCGTTAAATGGTGGTGCATTAGATGGGGCATCACTACTTAAAAGTTATTTATTAGAAGGGAAAATTAAGTTTATAGGATCTACAACTTATGATGAATATAAAAAGTATATTGAAAAAGATAAGGCTTTAACTAGAAGATTTCAACCTATAGAAGTGAAAGAAACAACAGTTAACGAATCTGTTGAAATTTTACAAGGATTAAAGAAAAACTTTGAAGAATACCATAATGTAAAATATACAAATGAAGCATTAATAGCAGCTGTTAATTTAAGTGATAAATATATTAATGATAGATTTTTACCAGATAAGGCTATAGATATAGTTGATGAAGCTGGAGCTTATGTATCAATGAAAAATAATGATAATATATTAAAAAAAATTGATGAAAATACAATAGAGGAAATTATATCTAAAGTTTGTAATATACCAAAGCAAACAGTAGAAAGTAATGAAATTAATTCATTAAAGAACTTAGAAAAGATATTAAAAGAAAATATATATGGGCAAGATTTAGCAGTAGAAGAGGTTTCAAGATGTATTAAAATGTCAAGAGCTGGACTTAATGATGATAATAAGCCAGTTGCATCTATGTTATTTGTAGGACCTACAGGAGTGGGAAAAACTGAAATTGCAAAAATGTTAGCAAAAACACTAGGAGTTGATTTAATAAGATTTGATATGAGTGAATATACAGAGAAACATTCGGCATCAAAGCTTATAGGAACACCTCCTGGATATGTTGGATATGAAGAGGGTGGTATGCTTACAGATGCAATAAGGAAGAAACCAAACTCAGTACTTTTACTTGATGAGATTGAAAAGGCACATAGTGATATATTAAATGTGTTATTGCAGGTAATGGATTATGCAACTCTTACAGATAACCAAGGGAGCAAGGCTGATTTTAGAAATATAATTATAATTATGACATCAAATGCAGGCGCTAAAGATATAGGGAAATCTTTAGTTGGCTTTGGAAGAAGAGAAGTAACTTTTGATGCTATTAATGAAGAGGTTAAAAAAGTATTTACACCTGAATTTAGAAATAGGTTAGATAAAATAATTACATTTAATTATATAAATGAAGAAATGGCAAAATCTATAGTGAAAAAGGAACTAAGAAAATTTAAAGAAAAGTTATTAAAGAAAAATGTACAAATAGAA
- a CDS encoding penicillin-binding transpeptidase domain-containing protein — translation MIVNNKKKKKKLSRYIGLNLVMFLIFGIIISKLVYLQIYKYEDYKERADIGSTRFVAEKAPRGKILDSSGNVLATNVQTYALTYTTTEESEKDFYTTMDNIFKILNDGEEQFKDDLMLKIDSNGKFYFDFKTDVKADREAAEILFKRDRGLNEQIEKKLFGDKKGDLTDEDIAAVNKELLKITPEETFYALVKTYNMYELINKDPSNEQLKAYINMSGKDMTLEILNKFSATEIRNYMVVKDAIKIQSFKGYRAVTIASNIKQETAFVVYQKLNDLPGIDVSLEPIRSYPYGNLASSVLGYISPINSAQEKKYDLRGYDVSSDLIGVAGIEAAFESQLKGSKGGTTIKVNSKGRKTEELFKLESYPGNNIHLTIDKDIQYAAQESLKDIINKVNTMVDFNGATYPAATRGATVAIEVKTGRILALASYPDYDPNMFAVPGGLSAEDSKKYFSPDYEEFYKEYVARTNASATLDELFPEEDGVRKDDKDIYPRSFFNYATQGLIPPGSSFKPLTALAGLQEGVVTGDTIMDDTGIWNIHKDIFGDYAPTNYAKIGHGPIDIRKALEVSSNFYFYETGFRLYEKYGSTVESLDTIAKYAYKFGLGLDANSNMKPETGVEIEENFGQVYNFKSFKEGAIHSAMFSLVDFLEKGTYGAYNFIPFDIKKLEDDAEDLKNAKQELKDKVTKRLEQVGTNEKALGADEFSADIQKEIKNVMKASAKYKENVKNYENSNNKTVDLDREAKIIGDAIAQFTVFDQASAITSPAEIVNAAIGQGISRFTPLQLANYMATLANGGTRNKVRLVDKITSPTGEVIQEFNTEVLEKIDIDPQNLQIIKEGMYRVNHVDSSSFVVQQFGNFPIPTAGKTGTADFLNTQEAYDYIGRDPYATYGSFAPVDDPEIATFTVLYDGGRGSYSSFPTKAIYEAYFKDRLLQMDPNYGEKSETFKKYVLNSTVKDNKDTQH, via the coding sequence CCGATATAGGATCAACAAGATTTGTTGCAGAAAAAGCTCCTAGAGGGAAGATATTAGATAGTTCAGGAAATGTTTTGGCAACTAATGTTCAAACTTATGCTTTAACCTATACTACTACAGAAGAATCAGAAAAAGATTTTTATACAACTATGGATAATATTTTTAAGATTTTGAATGATGGTGAAGAGCAGTTTAAAGATGATCTTATGCTTAAAATAGATAGTAATGGGAAATTTTATTTTGATTTTAAAACTGATGTTAAAGCGGATCGTGAGGCAGCAGAAATACTTTTTAAAAGAGATAGAGGGTTAAATGAACAAATAGAAAAAAAGTTATTTGGAGATAAAAAAGGAGATTTAACAGATGAAGATATAGCTGCTGTTAATAAAGAATTATTAAAGATTACTCCAGAAGAAACATTTTATGCATTAGTTAAAACTTATAATATGTATGAACTTATAAATAAAGATCCAAGTAATGAGCAACTTAAAGCTTATATAAATATGAGTGGAAAAGATATGACATTAGAGATACTTAATAAATTTTCGGCTACGGAAATAAGAAACTACATGGTAGTTAAAGATGCTATTAAAATACAAAGTTTTAAAGGATATAGAGCAGTTACAATAGCAAGCAATATAAAACAAGAAACTGCATTTGTAGTTTATCAAAAATTAAATGATTTGCCAGGAATAGATGTAAGCTTAGAACCAATAAGATCTTATCCTTATGGTAATTTAGCCTCATCTGTTTTAGGATATATATCACCTATTAACAGTGCACAGGAGAAAAAATATGACTTAAGAGGATATGATGTTTCTTCTGACTTAATAGGAGTTGCTGGAATAGAAGCAGCTTTTGAAAGTCAATTAAAAGGATCAAAGGGTGGAACAACAATAAAAGTAAATTCTAAAGGAAGAAAAACAGAAGAGTTATTTAAGTTAGAGTCTTACCCAGGAAATAATATACATCTAACCATAGATAAGGATATTCAATATGCAGCTCAAGAGTCTTTGAAAGATATAATAAATAAAGTAAATACAATGGTAGACTTTAATGGAGCAACTTACCCTGCTGCAACAAGAGGAGCAACTGTAGCAATAGAAGTTAAAACAGGAAGAATATTAGCTTTAGCTAGTTATCCAGATTATGATCCTAATATGTTTGCAGTTCCAGGTGGATTAAGTGCAGAAGATAGTAAAAAATATTTTAGTCCTGATTATGAAGAATTTTATAAAGAGTATGTAGCTAGAACAAATGCTTCTGCAACATTAGACGAATTATTCCCAGAAGAAGATGGAGTTAGAAAAGATGATAAGGATATTTATCCAAGAAGCTTCTTTAATTATGCAACTCAAGGGTTAATTCCACCAGGATCAAGTTTTAAGCCTTTAACAGCTTTAGCCGGTCTTCAAGAAGGTGTTGTAACAGGTGATACAATAATGGATGATACAGGTATATGGAATATACATAAAGATATATTTGGAGATTATGCGCCGACAAACTATGCAAAGATAGGACATGGACCTATAGATATAAGAAAGGCTTTAGAAGTATCATCAAACTTTTATTTTTATGAAACTGGTTTTAGATTATATGAAAAATACGGTTCAACAGTAGAATCACTTGATACAATAGCAAAGTATGCTTATAAATTTGGACTTGGACTTGATGCCAATAGTAATATGAAGCCTGAAACTGGAGTTGAAATAGAAGAAAATTTTGGTCAAGTATATAACTTTAAATCCTTTAAAGAAGGAGCAATACATTCAGCTATGTTTTCTCTAGTTGACTTTTTGGAAAAAGGAACATATGGTGCATATAATTTCATTCCTTTTGATATTAAAAAATTAGAAGATGATGCAGAAGATTTAAAAAATGCAAAGCAAGAATTAAAAGATAAAGTTACCAAGAGACTTGAACAAGTGGGAACAAATGAAAAAGCCTTAGGAGCAGATGAGTTCTCAGCAGATATTCAAAAAGAAATTAAGAATGTTATGAAAGCTTCTGCTAAATATAAAGAGAATGTGAAAAATTATGAGAATAGTAATAATAAAACAGTTGATCTTGATAGAGAAGCTAAAATAATCGGAGATGCTATCGCTCAATTTACAGTATTTGACCAAGCAAGTGCAATTACATCCCCAGCGGAAATAGTTAATGCTGCTATAGGTCAAGGTATAAGTAGATTTACACCTTTACAGTTAGCCAATTATATGGCCACATTAGCCAATGGAGGAACAAGAAATAAAGTTCGTTTAGTAGATAAGATAACTTCGCCTACAGGAGAGGTTATTCAAGAGTTTAATACTGAAGTTTTAGAAAAAATAGATATAGATCCTCAAAATTTACAGATTATAAAAGAAGGTATGTATAGAGTTAACCATGTAGATTCTAGCTCTTTCGTAGTACAACAATTTGGTAATTTCCCTATACCTACTGCAGGTAAAACGGGTACAGCCGATTTTCTAAATACGCAAGAAGCTTATGACTACATAGGAAGAGATCCATATGCAACATATGGTAGTTTTGCACCAGTAGATGATCCAGAAATTGCAACATTTACTGTTTTATATGATGGTGGTAGAGGTAGTTACTCATCTTTCCCAACAAAAGCTATTTATGAAGCTTATTTTAAGGATAGATTACTTCAAATGGATCCAAACTATGGTGAAAAATCAGAAACATTTAAAAAATATGTTTTAAATTCAACAGTAAAAGATAATAAAGATACTCAACATTAA